From the Methanoculleus caldifontis genome, the window TATAAGCAATGCTTCCACTCTATGTGGTCAACAATCACGGACAGTTCAATCACCTGATCCTCAGGGCGCTCCGCGACATGGACGTCGAGGCCACGATGATCTCAAACGAGACCCCCCCTGCCGAGGTCGCCCGGGGCTGCCGGGGTATCATCCTCGGCGGCGGCCCGACCCTCGATCGCATCGGGGCCGCTCCCGCGTACCTTGATCTCGGCCTCCCGGTCCTCGGCATCTGCCTCGGGCTGCACATCATGGCGACGGCCCGCGGCGGCGCCGTCCGCCGGGGGGCAAGCGGGGGGTTCGGCGCGGTCGAGGTCGATGTCCTCGACCGGGACGGCATCCTCCAGGGCTACCCGGAGAGGATGCAGGTCTGGGCGTCTCACGCGGATGAGGTCTCGGTGGTCCCGGAAGGGTTTGTCCGGCTCGCGGAATCGGCTATCTGTGGCGTGGAGTCGATGGCGTCTCCCGATGAACGCCTCTACGGTGTCCAGTGGCACCCGGAGGTCAGTCATACCGTCAATGGACGGCTTCTCCTTGAGAACTTCAACCGGATATGCTCGGAGTAGACGATGTTGCAGGCAGGGTCGGAACCATCGGGTTCCGCTGCCGGGGGTGCGGGGCCTGCTGCCGGCGGGTCGCTGAGGACTCGAACCTGGTGCTGGTGAGCCCTGCTGAGGTCCGGGCGATCATGGCTGCGACCACTATGGCCTGGGACGAGGTCGCCGAGCCGTACCCCGAGTTCATCGATGCCGGAAACGGCGGGGAATACACGCTCGCCTGGTGCGTCCGCCGCACTGCCGACGCCTGCATCTTTCTCTGCGAAGGACGGTGCTCCATCTACGCCCATCGCCCCTGGATCTGCCGCACGTACCCGTTCATGCTCGTGGATGACGACCTGATGGTCTCCGAGTGTCCCGGCATCGGGGCGCCCATCTCCCCCCGCGACGCGCAGGCTCTCGGTGCCGACCTTTGCAGTCGGCAGGCGGCAGAGGGGGCGGAGGAGGCCGGTCTCCGCGGAGTCTTCGAGAGAACGACGGTGCCGCCGGGGAGGCGTGCCGTGATCGACAGCGAAGGCGTGAAGGTGGTCCATGGCTGAGATCCGTCTCGTCGGGACCGCCCACGTCTCGCAGAAGAGTGTCGATGAAGTCCGGGCCGCGATCGAGGAGTTCCAGCCCGATATCGTCGGTGTCGAGCTCGACCAGGGCAGGTATGTCTCGCTCACGCAGGAGACGACCGAGGAGCCCCCGATCACCGAGATCCTCAAAGGCGGGAACTTCGGCCGGCTCCTCGTCCAGTGGGTGCTCGCCTACATCCAGCAGCGGATCGGCGCCGAGACCGGCGTGAAGCCCGGTGCCGAGATGCTGGCCGCCATCGATGAGGCCAAAGCGCACCAGAAGCCCGTGGCGCTCATCGACCGGGATATCCGGATCACGCTTGCCCGGTTCTGGGGCAGGATGGGGGTCTGGGAGAAGATCAAGCTCACCGGGGCCCTGGTCTACTCGCTCGTGAGCGTCGAGAGGCAGCAGATCGAGGTGGACGAACTCATCGACCAGGACGTGGTGAGCGCCGCGATGGAGGAGTTCCGTAAGTTCTCTCC encodes:
- a CDS encoding GMP synthase subunit A; translated protein: MLPLYVVNNHGQFNHLILRALRDMDVEATMISNETPPAEVARGCRGIILGGGPTLDRIGAAPAYLDLGLPVLGICLGLHIMATARGGAVRRGASGGFGAVEVDVLDRDGILQGYPERMQVWASHADEVSVVPEGFVRLAESAICGVESMASPDERLYGVQWHPEVSHTVNGRLLLENFNRICSE
- a CDS encoding YkgJ family cysteine cluster protein, with protein sequence MLGVDDVAGRVGTIGFRCRGCGACCRRVAEDSNLVLVSPAEVRAIMAATTMAWDEVAEPYPEFIDAGNGGEYTLAWCVRRTADACIFLCEGRCSIYAHRPWICRTYPFMLVDDDLMVSECPGIGAPISPRDAQALGADLCSRQAAEGAEEAGLRGVFERTTVPPGRRAVIDSEGVKVVHG